A window of the Callospermophilus lateralis isolate mCalLat2 chromosome 7, mCalLat2.hap1, whole genome shotgun sequence genome harbors these coding sequences:
- the Mpz gene encoding myelin protein P0, with product MLRALAPAPTMAPGAPSSSPSPILAVMLFSSLVLCPAQAIVVYTDREVYGAVGSRVTLHCSFWSSEWVSDDISFTWRYQPEGGRDAISIFHYAKGQPYIDEVGTFKERIQWVGDPRWKDGSIVIHNLDYSDNGTFTCDVKNPPDIVGKTSQVTLYVFEKVPTRYGVVLGAVIGGVLGVVLLLLLLFYLVRYCWLRRQAALQRRLSAMEKGKLHKPSKDSSKRGRQTPVLYAMLDHSRSTKAASEKKSKGLGESRKDKK from the exons ATGCTCCGGGCCCTAGCCCCTGCCCCAACTATGGCTCCTGGGGCTCCCTCATCTAGTCCCAGTCCTATCCTGGCTGTGATGCTCTTCTCTTCTTTGG TGCTGTGCCCTGCCCAGGCCATTGTGGTTTACACAGACAGGGAAGTCTATGGTGCTGTGGGCTCCCGAGTGACCCTGCACTGCTCCTTCTGGTCCAGTGAGTGGGTCTCAGATGACATCTCTTTCACTTGGCGCTACCAGCCCGAAGGGGGCCGAGATGCCATTTCG ATCTTCCACTATGCCAAAGGACAACCCTATATCGATGAAGTGGGGACCTTCAAAGAGCGTATCCAGTGGGTAGGGGACCCTCGCTGGAAGGATGGCTCCATTGTCATACACAACCTTGACTACAGTGATAACGGCACTTTCACTTGTGATGTCAAAAACCCACCAGACATAGTGGGCAAGACATCTCAGGTCACACTCTATGTCTTTGAAAAAG TGCCAACTAGGTACGGGGTCGTGCTAGGAGCTGTGATTGGGGGCGTCCTTGGGGTGGTGCTGTTGCTACTGCTGCTTTTCTACCTGGTTCGGTACTGTTGGCTACGCAGACAAGCGGCCCTGCAGAGGAGGCTCAG TGCCATGGAGAAGGGGAAATTGCACAAGCCTTCCAAGGATTCGTCGAAGCGCGGGCGGCAG ACGCCAGTGTTGTATGCCATGCTGGACCACAGCCGAAGCACCAAAGCTGCCAGTGAAAAGAAGTCTAAAGGGCTGGGGGAGTCTCGCAAGGATAAGAAATAG